In Fusarium falciforme chromosome 13, complete sequence, the genomic stretch TCTCGTCCATGGACTCGGAGTTATTGGAATTGGTTGAGACACTGCCTCGGCGGATATTGAAGGGCTGGGCGCTAGTGGGAGAGGTACCAGAAAGGCCCAGGGTGGTGACGGAGGGACGTCGGCGGTTGCTGTCTAGAGGCGAGTTGACCTGGCTGGGGAAGCCGGAGCCGTTGGGTCCAGAGTTGTCCCTCTGGAAGAGATTTGTGAGGGCAGCCTGGGAGATGGAACCTCGCCGATCGCGGGCATGCAACTCGGAGTTGTTGGAAGTGCTATCGGCAGACATTGTGGAGAAATAATTGACTACCGAGATGTTGAGAGCAGTGGTGCGAGAGTGGTTCGACACACGCAAACCCAATGTGGCACGTATGTCTTGGATGGAAGTAGTGTCGAGAGAAGTTGTGGGCTGAGGGATGACGGAATTGTGTGAAGAAAAAGGGAATTGATTTAAGTGAAAGAAGTTTGATCGAGGGAAAGGGCGAGAAAGGTCGGTGCCGGCAATAGCGGTGGCGACAGGGGTAACAGTGACAGTGATAGTGGCAGTGGCGACAATGGTAATGACACGGCACCGAGCAAATCCCACCACCTGGATCCATGGCAATGATAGTGACGTTCATGGTGACAGTGATTGTGACGGTGATAGGGGCTTTGAAAGGAGTGGCCTATTCGGACTAGGCCATCTTGGCCGGTACGTTGTTTTTGGATTCAAAACTTTTTGTACCCTACTGTAACATCTGGATGGTGCTGTGAAGTGCGCTAAGTTGGTAGGAGCCAACGTTccaaattttttttttagagcATATGCCGTATAGCGACGCTAAGCCAGTAGCCCCTTCATTCCAACATAAATGCCCAAGAAAACAATTCAAACAGCTTCCAAACTAACTCAACCTCCGGGGCTCTCCTAGGCTTCTCAGACATGGCCGAAAAGACGTATGTCCGGTCATATCGATGACAAGTGTGGACGGTCCGTGGCTAAGGACGTGCGGCCCATCTCGACCGTTATTCTCGACGATCGGATCAGTGTTGTAATGAGCATGTTGAGTTGATTAGAAGATAAAGAGACTAGCGCTAACCAGCGGAAGCTATTGACAAGAtgacatccacatcccagccaccaatggatcgaAATAGTCATTGATCCGTTAAACCACGGATCTCAACACAAAGAACGGGCAAGTACAAGATGTCCGCAACTTCCTTGACCCAGCTGCTCAAGAACGGTACCGCGTCATGCCGTACCAACGAGGCCACCTATCCACAGACCCGCCAGAACTGGGAAGATACTGTTGACTCTGTCCATCGCAGGGTGTTTTGGTTTGAACAACTACGCCGTTACTCTTTCTGTTAGCGACGGCTGCCTGAAGACCTTGTTCGCTGAGCTTCCTAGGCTCCGCATTATTCTTTTGGAAGACGTCGACGTTGTCAAGTCAAAGTCGCCCGAGGGCATGCCCTCTCTGTCTACACTTCTCGACAGAGTTCCGCCGTCAAGCAAGTCAAGCTGGCTTCCCCTAACTTGACTTGCTCGATTCCTCACGAGCCCCAACTTATTTAAACTTGACATGCTTGATTCAACTTTACAACTTGACCTAGTGTGATAGTAAGAGGCGTTCGATGATGTCTCCAATTCCCTCGCTAAAATAGGAGAAAGCTGCGGCACCAGTGGTGTCCCCTCCCGGGCACCAGAGAAGGATTTGACCGTAACTCTTGAGGATTCTCATCCCGCAGATCCGATGAGATCTTCGGACACTCCGATTAAGAACATGTCCGTCATCATCTCGAAGGCAGTCTCAGACTGCGAACGCGTAGCCCAGGAGATGCAAAGGGAAAGGTTCAACCGCGTCATAGAAAAGAAGATTGCTGCTGGTCGCCAGAGAGTCAAAATAGAGGAGCAGAGGGAGTCCGAGCTATCGGAagaggtgaagaagacgacgaacGAGGTAGCTGCGTTACAACGCGTTATCAAAGTAGCGGAGGGGCGATTGGAGCTCGAGAACGAGGAATCTCGTTCCTATCTTGAACATTTTTATACTAGCATGTAGTGTTCTGGCTGAAGATTATTCGACCGCTGTTATGGTTGCATAAAacaaatatttttttttgtgAGCACGGCCAGTTCCTGTCAGACAGTACGTGTATTCGGTCCATTGGTTGAATCAGTGTATTCCTGTTGTGTTCGTGTTCTCGATAAGTGTCTGCCCCTGAAGGACCTGcttttaatcttaagatCGTTGACCCACACGTGACACCCCACATATTCAACAGTTCCTTCGTCTGATGTTGGCGGGCATCGTTGTCAATGGTTAATCTATATAGTACCAGATGGATAGGAATATGAATACTCCTTCCGCTCTTAGGAGTAACCGTGTTACACGTTACGAAAAGTTTGCACCATTAAAGTCCACTCCCATTAACTAGGTTGGTAAGGTTGTTTATCCTAACTTACCGCCGACATTCCAGGTAGACGAGTACATGATCGGCGAAACCGGTCTCAGATCTTCATTTGCTTGTTGTCAAGACGCTTCTCCTAACACTCAACCAAGGTCGATAAATCCATGGGCTACCATCTAAACATCTCAATCACCCATTGATGGCACTCAATGCCGCGACGATATCAGCATGTGGACCTACATACTGTGCGGCAATATTTGTCGGCGAGTGAGAGCCGAGACGGGAGAAAACGCCAAGGGCAAAATATCAGACAGAGAGAATTCTCTGGACGCCGAACCGATCATTGGAAACCGACGGAGTAAGGATGCAAGCGACGAAATTATCCCCTTAATTGTGCGAAGCCTCCCTAATGTAACTTGCCCCAGTGTTACTGCGCTAGCAGGGACCTGGTTATATCGCCGCGATAGCGTCTTATCCGTTATAACCTTACGCGTAGTCGACTTAGGGTGTTATTAAAGATCAGTGCTGATCGGTATCTCCTAAGTGCGTGTAAACCTCCGCAAAGTAACTTGTTGGAGAAGTGGCATGCATGATGATGTTACACAGGCAGCCACCTCAAGGGAAGATGTCACCCCATGATACCTTAATTGTCAGAACAGCGTTACAGACCTGCTGCAGGATCAGCAGATCTAGTATCTTGGCCTCGCCTCTTCAGATATAGAGACGAGGAGGGAGAacgaagaacaagaaggagaCAACACATCTACAGATCAGTCACAGACATGATCATCATCCTAAAACAATCATTCTcacttctccatcttctgacCATCTGTCCCCATCATTATACGAACACGCGTGTCTGGCACCTATATAGAGCTTATAGTGCTGTTATGGGGGACCAAGCTGTAACAGGGCAGCTACATGTTATTAGCTCCTCTACTCACAGTAGCTATTATCTCCTCTTAGAAACTACCATTCTCATAAGTATTAAGCACTTTGCCAAGAAGTGATTGGGAACTTATAGGTATTCTAAAAATAATTCGTATGTAGTTTTAGCAGCAAATACCTTGTGGCATATTTGGGTTCTTACATACCTACGGTCGTGATAATAGAGGTCAtgtggggcgaggtacgtAGCGGAACTTTTCAACATTCGATGGGATAGTTTATGCACGATCACATGATGGCATATGGTTTACCTATTAGTTTAAGTTACCGATGAGGTTGACCTCGTTCCAATTCTATGTGACAAGGTCCCACGCTAGTCCTGATGGTGTGAACGAGGCAATGAGGTGAGGTCATGACGGTAAATTGACGTGACACCAGGAAGCGCCCCTCCTTCATACATACCCCGCATCACCGCTTAGCTTTGAGCATCATCAATATGTAATACATGATGGCGTCTGTTACGAAAAATGGTGCTGAATTACGAGGGCTTCATTTGCTCATTTTAACCGTTCTTCACGAAGGTGAAGCTCGGTTCCAACTTTCGCTCATTGCTTGTACCCGTGCTCTTCTTACAGTGCTGCCACTGAGGGCCTGCAAAATGAATGTAAACGCACATAAAACCCACACGGGGGTTGGTCCCATTCCAACCGTCGTCCGTACGTTCGGGGTATGACTGTTAACTTGGAACTGTCCGTGCTAATCAGACTTAGCCACATCAACCACTTACCAAGTCGTCGGCCATGGCGGACTGCGTGCTCTCTGGGTCGTCTTCGGGATTATGGTCATCGCGTCCGCTATCTTCGCTCTACGGTCCTCTAACATTATCATCTCCCGCCGATTGTACCATGTTATTACTACCTTGACCACCATTATTTCCGCTCTTTCATACTTCGCCATGGCATCAGGCCATGCCACGGCCTTCAACTGCCAAACGATAAGAGAAGGTCATAAGCATGTACCTGATATCCGTCGCCATGTTTGTCGCGAGGTATTTTGGGCTCGTTTTGTTGATTGGAGCTTGTCAATTCCCCTCTTGTTGCTGGAGCTCTGCCTTCTCGCTGGGATTGATGGCGCTCGCACTTTAATGGCTATTGTGGCTGTTCTTGTTATGGTCTTGTCGGGGCTCTTTGCGGCCTTCGGCCGTGATAATACCGCGCAGACATGGGGGTGGTTCGCGATTGCATGCGTTTCTTATATGTTTGTCATCTGGTATGTCGCAGTTCATGGTTCTAAGACGGTGGACGCCAAGGGTGCCAAGGTCACCAAGCTTTTTAGTTCCATGGCCACCTTTATTCTGATCCTCTGGACGATTTACCCAATGTAGGTGCTCTATTTCTAGTTTATAACTGGCTGATTTGACCTGTCACTAGTGTCTGGGGTATCGCAGACGGCGCAAAGAAGATATCTGTGGACTCGGCAATTATCGCCTACGCCGTTCTAGATGTATTGACGAAACCAGTCTTCGGCGCTTGGCTCCTTATAGCCCATCACCAGATTCCGGAGATCAATTTCGAAGTAGGAGGGTATTGGTCAGAGGGTTTGAGTTCCGAGCGAATAATTCGAATTGGCGATAATGAAGAGGCTCCCCTTCGGCAACCTTCTCCTTTGCCTGTTCAGCCAACTCgccggcagcctcctcaccAGGAGCCATCGACTTAAGGATCCCGGTGCCAGGAGCCTTCGACACTGCTTCTTCGTCACCAGCAGCCTCACCACTAGGAACCTCCTCGCCAGGAGTCTTAGAGTTGGGGGCCTCGGAATTGGGAATCTCGCTTTCGGGAATCTCCGACTTGGGGGATTATGCTGAGGGGCATCCTCGAGCACCCTTGGTACGTTTTGCTCGTCGACCTTCTCGTCGGCCTTGGAAGTGATGTCTTCGGGCTTCTACTCCATCACGTCCTCAGGCTGCTATTTTGCCAAGCCTTGTGGTTTTTCCTCTTCAGGTTGGATTTGGCGGCACCTTTCGCCTTGGAGGTCTCGTCCTTTGCCTCTTCAAAAGGGGGAGGGGTTTAAGCTTGTCCTGCATCTCGGCCGCCTCCTTGTTGCCTGTGGGCACATCGTGGGCCTCGAGACTAATACCAATGCCCCCCTGGTCCTCGGTGCCGATCTCGGGCATCTCGTTCTGTACTTCCTCGGCTTGCTTGGGGGTTTGGGGTGTCTCGGCCGACTTGCCTCCTATACCCAGACCGCTGGTCACGGCGCCAACGGTGGACTTACCTGTGTCATCGGCAGCGCCAACAGTCGACAGCCCCAGTAAGCCCACCAACGGCGCCCTTTAGGCTGCTAAGGCTTAGGCCGCCAGACTTCTTCTTCACTGGCTGGGTTGTGTATTCGCTACGCTCCTCATCGTGCGAATCGTGTTCTTCCGACTGTCCTTCTTGCTTCTCGTCGCCCTGCTTCTCCTGCCCTACTGGCAAGGTCTCGCCCAGGACATCACCGGTAGAGCCCACAACATCACCCGCTGTTAACGGTGTCATGTACAAGGTTCTTGAGGCTGTCAGTGTCTGCGGTCTTGCCCACGATGTTGCCGTTGTCATCTAGGACATCTCCAGCATCGTTCACGACGCCAACGGCGCTCCGGGGAACTGACTAAAGATCGACTGTAATGGGGACGATAAGCGCCAAGCTCGGTTGTAGGACTATGAACGCACCAGGATTCTGCTGCTGTAGCAAAACAGTGTCTTTTGTCGTGCCTTTGACCTGGCCTTCGGGGATGGAGGTAGGTTCCCCAGTTTCCGACATCGTTTCAAGTGCTTCAGGATCATGGCATTGTTGTGTTATCTGGGGATTTTCGCGGTATCGTTGTGTTAGTTCCAAATTGCTACTGTCTCTGTTGCCGCTGCATAGGCTAGCCAGGCATACCTAGAGGCGACGGCAGGGAAGTTCTCGAAATGTATGTAAGCTGATCGAGCCGAGTCGACGGACGAAAGAATAAACGCAATGGGATTGGTCCCGCAATAAAAGCGCCTTTTTCCCTCTTCGTCCATGTGTCCCTTCAAAATCGAAGTCCGGATGAAAACCAAACCATAGTCACGGTGGGTAGGCAATGCATGCAAGGTTAATGACCACCTTCGCATATGACACATCGCTTCTTGCAAAGACATAGAGCGAGGTTATGCGCGTTGACTCTTGATGTCGCGAACTGACGTAGGGGAAGGGAAGGTGCATGCTGCCGTAGCCCTGCAGTGGCCTTGTTGCTCCCGTCGCTCAGCCTCTCAGCGCAATGTTGTTTTTGGACTTGCGAAGCACCAACGTCCGTTATATCTGGCCCTTTCAAAGCCCTGGAAGACCCCGTTCTTCACTTTATAAACCCTTTTTAATGTGAACCACAAAAAATTACCACAACATTAGGGACCCTGTTCCCAACCGCAGCCATAGTTCTGGAAGTGACGAAGACCCTGAATCAGGAAGAGGCTGCAGAGCTCTGCGAATCTTTTCCCCACCATATAGCGACTTGACAAGGCGGAGCCGTCAGAACTCACCCTTCTCAACATTACCTAAAGTCGCGGCACGCATTACTAGGGTGGGCCAGCTTCAAGACCGGGTTTGGTGATTAAGACGTGATTGGTCCGTGCCCGAAGCCTCAACTGAAAAACTCGGGCCCCTTCCTTCTGAGCTCGGATGAGATTTCGCTTCCTCGTTATCGTCATCCACCTACATCATTATCGCGGGGTATCAACGCGCTGTCACCGCTCAATAGTATCCTTTGACTAGTGAGAAAGGGCCGAGCTGCTCGATTTAGGTTGTATCAAAGCTTCGCTGAAGAGCCTTAGTCTGGACGCTGAAGCTCCGGCGGAGCTAAGCCGGCGCAACAAGAAAGGACTGCTTTCAGGTCCATGGTTAAACATGAACATCTAGATGCTGTCACATGATTAACGCTCTTAGCCTTACCTACATGTTACCATCGGAGACGGCAAGCCGGGAGGGTACCCATGGGTATTACTCATCAGTTGATCATGGGAGGTTAGGGTTTCATCGATCAGCTGGGTAGCTTCTATCAAACCTGAGACTTTAGCCCGACGCCGCAGGATACCGCTTAGCAATGGAGTCAAAACATAGCCAGAGATGCTACAGGTCAACCGTCCCTACTGCACGCAACCAATGATATCCGTGTTGTGAGGGGACCTATTATTTTGCACACATGACAGGGGGCCTTTTCTTCAACAGGAGAGGCAAACCGGTCGCGGTTTGCGCAAaagagccttgaggaacgaagaTGGCTATGGCGGGTTTCAAGGTGCTTTTATTTACAGCATTTATTGCCAAGAGCCTGCTAAGAAGATTTTCATAAGTGTTATTCGCAAGCTTGCGTGGGGCGGTCTTTGGTGGCTTACATGATGAATGTATCTAGGGTATCCTGGCGGCATAATGCCCTGCATCGtcataataaaagtaaagacGGCATGATTACCTTATTCTTAGATAAATGCAGATGCAACTGTATTGCACCTGCGCCGGAACACTGCTGAGACAAAACGCCTTCTGCAACAGTTATGGAACGTTGGTGCTACACATACACAAGAGGATGCGTACAATGGAGAAAAGGCATAAAGGGGGTAGTGTTATTGGGATCGCCTCATGTGACGACCACACTGCAGAATAGGCTTCCCCGCCTCGGACGGCTGACTGAGGGGTTCTTCCCTCCTGCAATTGCCTCACGGGAGTCAATTTCTCGCCTCTGCAAGTAGCTCGTCATCTCTTCCGCAGTCAAGACTCGATTTTCCCCCCACCTTCCCTCTGTATATAGAACCACTGCAATATACAGACACTTGCCTCCCTACAGGGGAGCGCGGACGTGGCCCTCTCTGACGCTACGGTCTAACGTGTTTACGTATAAGACCGCAGTGACAGGTGACCCGTTGCAGCCAAACCATACACACTCTGTCCCCCTTGACTGCGTGAGGTCACCAATGAAAGGCAGAAATAAGGCAGACAGCAAGAACAACCCGACATCGTGCACCCCTTAACCATCATCTTCGTGATCTATATCATTTGGCCGCATTTTCCCTCCGTTTTATCCAATAGGTAGCGCCGGCTGTGGGCGGCTGGGAAAGCACTGAGTCTGAAATGTATTTCAAGGCCTCTACGGCGTCTCATCGTCGCGTCACTGAATTGCCCGTTCCCGATATTTGTCATGATCCCTAATAAGCCTCTTCAACATCTCCCTCGCATTAGCCTCTGCCTCTCTCAGCTTGGCCTGCAACTCCTCCCCTTCCAGCCGCCGGGCAAGTACCACGGCGCAATGCTCCCTACAAGCGTCTCAAGCCAGCAATTGCGGTTCCATACATCTGGGTCGAACCCCCGTACCGGTGTCGCGACCCCCTTCTCGTGGAGGCGCGCCAGGTATGCCTCGTAAAATTCGCGCGGCCACTCCCCACTATTGTTGACGACGTCGTTCAGGAACTCGTCGACGGGCGGGAAGAAGCCCGCAAACTCAAAGTCGACGAGGCCGGTGATGCGGGGCGGCTGGCCCGAGACGAGGACGTTGCGCGGAGAGAGGTCGTAGTGTGTCAGAACGAACTCGCCGGAGGGGATGCCGTCGCCGTCGGTAAGCTCGAGGTGTGGGAGCTGCTCGGATATGAAAGCACGGAGAGTCTCTGCGAGGGATCTATTTGGGGCGTAGGTATTAGAGGTTTCGAGCTCTCGTAGCTTATCCGTCAGCCTAAGCCGGTAGTACTCGTTTGCAGTGGTGATAGGATCGTTGACCTTAATGCCCTCTTGGATGATATCACGGATGGTTAGAGCTGTGCCATCTACTACGGGCACATATTGCTCTCCGAGTTTTCTAGGTGGGAGACGAATGTTTCCGCAGCGCTTTTGAGGAGGAATATTTCGCCTCAAGCGCACGATAATATCACCGAGCTGCTTGGCTAGATCTGTGAGAATCGCGTCGCTCAGGTCGGCGGTTGGCATTGGGCTTCTAGGAACGTATGACATTAATATCCACCCGCCATGCTCAGGCTTTTCCACGCTGGGCGGCATATCAAGGGAATATGTCCTTGTCTGACATGAGGTCGCACAAGTCGCGACACGTCCATCCTCGGACCAGGCCAGGGCACGCGGCGACGGGATATCAGGGCAGTATCTCTGGAGAAGTTGAAAGCAGGACACTTCGTTTTGAACCTTATTTGCCCCAAAGAAGCGGCCGTTGACCTTTAAGACGACTTGCTCTGGCTGCGACAGGGTGCCTGGTAGTAACAAGGCCTTGCTCGCAGAATGTTTTAGCTTGAGGAAGTAGATACGATTATTGAAGGACTTTCCAGGTGGAACCTGCGTGATCGATACCAGGTTATAGTCTGGGAGCCCAAAGGAAACAATGGCTTTAATTTCCTGATGGAGCAAGCGAACACCTGCGGTAGGATGATGGGAAGGCGTCGGTGGTCGGCCGTGGTCAAGCTCTTCAATGTCCATTTTGCAAGCTCGTGTCAATATTGAAGGTTGGTAATTTATAGCTTCCGCTGCTATTCAGTCAGTATCCCTCTCCTCAGCTTATATCTGCCCCCGCTACTTTGATAATGTTCCGTGCTGATCGATATCTAGGAAAAGTGGGACGGGGCCGGCCGGAGTGACTCATACGGCGTGGGGGGTATCAATGAACTGATGGTGGCGGCCCGGCAATCTGCGTTGCCGACTCCATCCTGCTTACTCTGTGCCCATCAAGGCTCACCTACATGGTTGCGGGGCTGGCTGAGTTTAGAGCGGCAGGGAGGGAACGGCATGCCAGGCACGGTATCGCCGGCTCGCAATTTCTCTAAGGACGCATCACGCATGAATGCTAATAGAGACAAAGGTGCCAATGGGATTGGGTCCTCCCACTCGTCCGATCGTTACATCAACGGACCGTCACAGATGGACTGGCAGGAAAAGTATCT encodes the following:
- a CDS encoding APH domain-containing protein: MDIEELDHGRPPTPSHHPTAGVRLLHQEIKAIVSFGLPDYNLVSITQVPPGKSFNNRIYFLKLKHSASKALLLPGTLSQPEQVVLKVNGRFFGANKVQNEVSCFQLLQRYCPDIPSPRALAWSEDGRVATCATSCQTRTYSLDMPPSVEKPEHGGWILMSYVPRSPMPTADLSDAILTDLAKQLGDIIVRLRRNIPPQKRCGNIRLPPRKLGEQYVPVVDGTALTIRDIIQEGIKVNDPITTANEYYRLRLTDKLRELETSNTYAPNRSLAETLRAFISEQLPHLELTDGDGIPSGEFVLTHYDLSPRNVLVSGQPPRITGLVDFEFAGFFPPVDEFLNDVVNNSGEWPREFYEAYLARLHEKGVATPVRGFDPDVWNRNCWLETLVGSIAPWYLPGGWKGRSCRPS